The following proteins come from a genomic window of Daphnia carinata strain CSIRO-1 chromosome 6, CSIRO_AGI_Dcar_HiC_V3, whole genome shotgun sequence:
- the LOC130689598 gene encoding hatching enzyme 1.2-like, producing the protein MLRTATFVLLCLAVTLGWANPLGKAVEERDPELNPDLFEGDIMGINPGETPKSAVIDPTILWPNGIVYYTVGAGFTTQERATLDEAFAIYEANSCIRFVQRTNEEYYVSVQKTGGGCYSYIGRRPRLLQPQTLSLDSGCFRCTATGCKTGTPIHEFLHALGFYHEQSRTDRDDYVTINYANIQPGKEGNFESYGTDVITDQGLAYDYGSVMHYGAYAFAVDPNVPTIIVPDGVSIGQREGFSELDLAGLNLLYGCAEKKNAVATA; encoded by the exons ATGCTACGCACAGCCACATTCGTTCTCCTCTGCTTGGCAGTTACCTTAGGATGGGCCAATCCTTTAG gtaaggcTGTAGAAGAGAGAGATCCGGAGCTCAACCCAGACCTGTTCGAAGGAGATATTATGGGTATTAATCCAGGAGAGACG CCGAAGAGTGCCGTCATCGATCCCACCATCCTTTGGCCTAATGGCATCGTATATTACACTGTTGGCGCCGGATTCA CTACACAGGAACGTGCAACTCTCGATGAGGCTTTTGCCATCTACGAAGCCAACAGCTGCATTAGATTCGTTCAACGCACAAACGAGGAATACTACGTGTCCGTCCAGAAGACTGGTGGCGG GTGCTACAGCTACATCGGTAGGCGCCCACGTCTTTTGCAGCCACAGACTCTATCCTTGGACTCCGGTTGTTTCCGTTGCACAGCTACTGGATGCAAAACTGGAACCCCCATTCACGAATTCTTGCACGCACTGGGTTTCTATCACGAGCAGAGCCGCACCGATCGCGATGATTATGTAACCATCAATTACGCCAACATTCAGCCAG gcaaaGAAGGCAACTTCGAGAGCTACGGAACTGATGTCATCACGGATCAAGGACTGGCTTACGACTACG GATCCGTTATGCATTACGGAGCATACGCCTTCGCTGTCGATCCCAACGTCCCAACTATTATCGTACCTGACGGCGTTTCTATTGGTCAACGAGAAGGTTTTAGCGAG cttgaTTTGGCCGGCCTTAATTTGCTTTACGGATgtgctgaaaagaaaaacgccgTTGCTACCGCATAA
- the LOC130689595 gene encoding cuticle protein 18.7-like has protein sequence MKTSVAVVVVLMACAVSAQFPAGWNYNPFLYYPYTAQQPPVQETAEVAAARATHLAAHASARGSRVIASQPTPVPVWGQPGAVLDTPEVWAAKVEHYRAHSAAAAANGVVSTLPPLQVVNWGVPQPVQDTPEVAAARAAHLAAHAAARGKRSIQDTPEVMAATIEHYRAYNAAAAANGIMAYLPARYANMPWGMPQQVQETPEVAAARRAHMAAHAHAAARVAKVIPVQPAPTPVWSQPAPTPVWGQPAVIQDTPEVHAAKLAFFRSFNEAAARSG, from the exons ATGAAGACCTCA GTGGCcgtcgttgttgttttgatgGCATGTGCCGTCTCCGCCCAGTTCCCAGCCGGATGGAACTACAACCCATTCCTTTACTACCCCTACACCGCACAACAACCACCTGTCCAGGAAACTGCCGAAGTTGCTGCCGCTCGTGCCACTCATCTGGCCGCCCACGCATCCGCAAGAGGGTCCCGTGTAATCGCCTCCCAGCCAACCCCCGTGCCTGTATGGGGACAACCAGGTGCGGTTCTGGACACTCCCGAAGTTTGGGCGGCTAAGGTTGAACACTACCGCGCCCATTCTGCGGCCGCTGCTGCCAATGGAGTCGTATCGACGCTGCCACCTCTGCAAGTGGTGAACTGGGGAGTCCCTCAACCAGTTCAAGACACTCCCGAAGTCGCTGCCGCCCGTGCTGCCCATTTGGCTGCTCACGCCGCTGCCCGCGGTAAACGATCCATCCAGGACACCCCCGAAGTGATGGCCGCCACCATCGAACATTACCGCGCTTATAACGCTGCAGCTGCGGCTAACGGAATCATGGCTTACTTGCCCGCACGTTACGCCAATATGCCCTGGGGAATGCCTCAACAAGTACAAGAGACTCCCGAAGTAGCTGCAGCCCGTCGTGCTCACATGGCCGCACACGCTCATGCCGCTGCACGAGTTGCGAAGGTAATTCCCGTCCAACCGGCCCCTACACCCGTTTGGAGCCAACCTGCCCCTACACCCGTTTGGGGCCAACCGGCTGTGATCCAGGACACACCCGAAGTTCACGCTGCTAAACTAGCTTTCTTCCGCTCATTTAACGAAGCCGCGGCTCGATCCGGTTAA